In Variovorax paradoxus, a single genomic region encodes these proteins:
- a CDS encoding cyclase family protein: MTTTTELMSTAEILGGLVTAMASGRIRVIDLTQTLTPEFPQIALPPEMGQCWPFRIEEVSKYDERGPGWYWNNFSCGEHTGTHFDAPIHWISGRDLPNNSVDTIPVQHFVAPACVIDCSPQVKDDPDYLLTLEDIEAYEAAHGRIPKGAWVLMRTDWSKRTDPEAYQNFDETGQHTPGPSTAAVRFLVEQRDVLGFGSEAIGTDAGQGYHLRPPYPCHYYMHGAGRYGLQCLSNLDLLPPAGAVLICPPLKIEKGSGSPLRVLALVGARA, encoded by the coding sequence ATGACCACGACAACCGAACTGATGTCCACCGCCGAAATCCTCGGCGGCCTCGTGACTGCCATGGCCAGCGGCCGCATCCGCGTGATCGACCTCACGCAGACGCTGACACCCGAGTTCCCGCAGATCGCGCTGCCGCCCGAGATGGGCCAGTGCTGGCCCTTCCGCATCGAGGAAGTGTCGAAGTACGACGAGCGCGGACCGGGCTGGTACTGGAACAACTTCTCCTGCGGCGAGCACACCGGCACGCACTTCGACGCGCCCATTCACTGGATCTCGGGCCGCGACCTGCCGAACAACTCCGTGGACACCATTCCCGTGCAGCACTTCGTGGCGCCGGCCTGCGTGATCGACTGCTCTCCGCAGGTGAAGGACGACCCCGACTACCTGCTCACTCTCGAGGACATCGAGGCCTACGAGGCGGCGCACGGCCGCATTCCCAAGGGTGCGTGGGTGCTGATGCGCACCGACTGGTCCAAGCGCACCGACCCCGAGGCCTACCAGAACTTCGACGAGACGGGTCAGCACACGCCGGGCCCGAGCACCGCGGCCGTGCGATTCCTGGTCGAGCAGCGCGATGTGCTGGGCTTCGGCTCGGAGGCCATCGGCACCGATGCGGGGCAGGGCTATCACCTTCGTCCACCTTATCCGTGCCACTACTACATGCATGGCGCGGGCCGATACGGCTTGCAGTGCTTGAGCAACCTCGACCTGCTGCCGCCGGCCGGCGCGGTGCTGATCTGCCCGCCGCTGAAGATCGAGAAGGGCAGCGGCAGCCCACTGCGGGTGCTGGCGCTGGTGGGAGCGCGGGCATGA
- a CDS encoding SDR family NAD(P)-dependent oxidoreductase: MSAAPGKVAAVTGGSAGIGKAICEDLLAQGYEVVSLARRKAEIDHPKLHSIEVDLSDRAATGEAVQELVERFSPTTIVHNAGVIRAALLPEVKLDDLDALVDLHLGCAIQLVQGSLPAMRAQRFGRVVLLSSRAALGLATRTSYSATKAGMLGMARTWALELAADGITVNVVAPGPIRTDMFYDVVEAGSEKERALAASVPVKRLGESADVARAVRFFADADNSFVTGQVLYVCGGTSVGSLAL, translated from the coding sequence ATGAGCGCGGCACCCGGCAAGGTCGCGGCCGTCACGGGCGGCAGCGCGGGGATCGGCAAGGCGATCTGCGAAGACCTGCTCGCGCAGGGCTACGAAGTCGTGTCGCTGGCGCGCCGCAAGGCCGAGATCGATCATCCGAAGCTCCACAGCATCGAGGTCGACCTGAGCGACCGCGCCGCCACGGGCGAGGCGGTGCAGGAACTGGTGGAGCGCTTCTCGCCGACCACCATCGTCCACAACGCGGGCGTCATCCGTGCCGCGCTGCTGCCCGAGGTGAAGCTCGACGACCTCGACGCGCTGGTCGACCTGCACCTGGGCTGTGCGATCCAGCTCGTGCAGGGTTCGCTGCCCGCGATGCGTGCGCAACGCTTCGGCCGTGTGGTGCTGCTGTCTTCGCGCGCCGCGCTGGGCCTGGCCACGCGCACCAGCTACTCGGCCACCAAGGCCGGCATGCTGGGCATGGCCCGTACATGGGCGCTCGAGCTGGCCGCTGACGGCATCACGGTGAACGTGGTCGCCCCGGGGCCCATCCGCACCGACATGTTCTACGACGTGGTCGAGGCCGGCAGCGAGAAGGAACGCGCGCTCGCCGCCTCGGTGCCCGTCAAGCGCCTGGGCGAGTCGGCCGACGTGGCACGCGCCGTGCGTTTCTTCGCCGATGCCGACAACAGCTTCGTCACAGGCCAGGTGCTGTATGTGTGCGGCGGCACCAGCGTCGGAAGCCTCGCCCTCTGA
- a CDS encoding ABC transporter substrate-binding protein, translated as MKVMNRIRTLAAVAVGLGALSAASAWAADLKVGFITSLSGPVSSLGIPYDKGMKAAVAYKSEVGGRKVQVIQLDDASDPSTAARNARKLIEEDKVDVIIGTAGAPGSLAIAGVARETKTPLISIANADLAGEEGAWMVTLPQPAPLMMGAMVEKMKQAGVKTVAYIGYSDAWGDLVYDALMKSAPAAGIKVVSNERYARSDSSVAGQVLKIVALRPDAVITGASGTPGALPYLALAERGYKGKIYGMHSLINPDFIRVGGPSVEGLLAPTGPVVVAEQLPDSNPMKKIAMDFRTAYQKANGAPPTDTFSAYSFDAWLIYLDAAQRALASKAEPGTPQFRLALRDAIVSTKELVGTHSVYNFKPTDRYGSDDRSRVVVKLEKGQWKLVP; from the coding sequence ATGAAAGTCATGAACCGAATTCGCACACTCGCGGCCGTGGCCGTGGGACTCGGCGCGCTGAGCGCCGCGAGCGCCTGGGCCGCCGATCTCAAGGTCGGTTTCATCACTTCGCTGTCGGGGCCGGTGTCGTCGCTGGGCATTCCCTACGACAAGGGCATGAAGGCGGCGGTGGCCTACAAGTCGGAGGTGGGCGGCCGCAAGGTGCAGGTGATCCAGCTCGACGATGCGTCCGACCCGTCCACGGCCGCGCGCAACGCACGCAAGCTGATCGAGGAAGACAAGGTCGACGTCATCATCGGCACGGCCGGCGCGCCGGGCTCGCTGGCGATTGCCGGCGTGGCGCGCGAGACCAAGACGCCGCTGATCTCCATCGCCAACGCCGACCTGGCCGGCGAGGAGGGCGCATGGATGGTGACGCTGCCGCAGCCCGCGCCGCTGATGATGGGCGCGATGGTCGAGAAGATGAAGCAGGCCGGCGTGAAGACGGTGGCCTACATCGGCTACTCCGACGCCTGGGGCGACCTGGTGTACGACGCGCTCATGAAGTCGGCGCCCGCCGCCGGCATCAAGGTGGTGAGCAACGAGCGCTATGCGCGCAGCGATTCGTCGGTGGCCGGCCAGGTGCTGAAGATCGTGGCGCTGCGGCCCGACGCGGTGATCACCGGCGCCTCGGGCACGCCCGGCGCGCTGCCCTACCTGGCGCTGGCAGAGCGCGGCTACAAGGGAAAGATCTACGGCATGCATTCGCTGATCAACCCCGACTTCATCCGCGTCGGTGGCCCCTCGGTCGAAGGCCTGCTGGCGCCCACCGGCCCGGTGGTGGTGGCCGAGCAGTTGCCCGACAGCAACCCGATGAAGAAGATCGCGATGGACTTCCGCACCGCCTACCAGAAGGCCAACGGCGCGCCGCCCACGGACACCTTCTCGGCCTACAGCTTCGATGCATGGCTGATCTACCTCGACGCCGCGCAGCGCGCGCTGGCCAGCAAGGCCGAGCCGGGCACGCCGCAGTTCCGCCTTGCCCTGCGCGATGCCATCGTCAGCACCAAGGAGCTGGTGGGCACGCACAGCGTCTACAACTTCAAGCCGACCGACCGCTACGGCTCGGACGACCGCTCGCGCGTCGTCGTGAAGCTGGAAAAGGGTCAATGGAAGCTGGTGCCCTGA
- a CDS encoding ABC transporter substrate-binding protein has translation MKLKLTHILGATALALTAAQAMAADLKIGFISSLSGPVAALGIPYEKGIRAAIAEHPEIAGRKVQLIVLDDASDPTTAGRNARKLVTEDKVDVLIGTSGVPGAMAIAAVAKELNTPLISPTPVTIAGPEGAWTVTVSQPFPLMVAGVVDRMKKSGVKTVAFIGFSDALGDLAYDSLMKSADAAGIKVVANERYARSDSSVAGQVLKIVAARPDAVFAGNSGTPGALPYIALADRGYKGKIYGTHGLINADFVRVGGASIEGLQVPSGPVLVADQLPDSNPIKKVSMGFRSAYQKVNGAVPTDAFSSYTYDAYLLLADAASRTKGEPGTPAYRTALRDAIVSTKELVGTHGVYNFKPDDRYGSDQRGVVIVQMTKGQWKLVP, from the coding sequence ATGAAACTGAAGCTCACACACATCCTCGGCGCCACGGCGCTCGCACTGACCGCCGCGCAAGCCATGGCGGCGGACCTGAAGATCGGCTTCATCAGCTCGCTCTCGGGCCCGGTGGCCGCACTCGGCATTCCGTACGAAAAGGGCATTCGCGCCGCGATCGCCGAACACCCCGAGATCGCCGGGCGCAAGGTGCAGCTGATCGTGCTCGACGACGCTTCCGACCCCACCACCGCCGGGCGCAATGCGCGCAAGCTGGTGACGGAGGACAAGGTCGACGTGCTCATCGGCACCTCGGGCGTGCCCGGCGCGATGGCCATCGCCGCGGTGGCCAAGGAGCTGAACACGCCGCTGATCTCGCCCACCCCCGTGACCATTGCCGGCCCCGAGGGCGCGTGGACGGTGACGGTGTCGCAGCCGTTCCCGCTCATGGTGGCGGGCGTGGTCGATCGCATGAAGAAGTCGGGCGTGAAGACGGTGGCCTTCATCGGCTTCTCCGACGCGCTGGGCGACCTAGCCTACGACTCGCTGATGAAGAGTGCCGATGCCGCCGGCATCAAGGTGGTGGCGAACGAGCGCTATGCGCGCAGCGATTCGTCGGTGGCCGGGCAGGTGCTGAAGATCGTCGCGGCGCGGCCCGACGCGGTGTTCGCGGGCAATTCGGGTACGCCGGGCGCGCTGCCCTACATCGCGCTGGCCGACCGTGGCTACAAGGGAAAGATCTACGGCACGCACGGCCTCATCAACGCCGACTTCGTGCGCGTGGGCGGCGCTTCCATCGAAGGACTGCAGGTGCCCAGCGGCCCAGTGCTGGTGGCCGACCAGCTGCCCGACAGCAACCCGATCAAGAAGGTGTCGATGGGCTTTCGCAGCGCCTACCAGAAGGTCAACGGCGCGGTGCCGACCGATGCTTTCTCGTCGTACACCTACGACGCCTACCTGCTGTTGGCCGATGCCGCATCGCGCACCAAGGGCGAGCCGGGCACGCCGGCCTACCGCACGGCGCTGCGCGATGCCATCGTGAGCACGAAGGAGCTGGTGGGCACGCACGGCGTCTACAACTTCAAGCCCGACGACCGCTATGGCTCCGACCAGCGCGGCGTGGTCATCGTGCAGATGACCAAGGGCCAGTGGAAGCTAGTCCCGTAG
- a CDS encoding aromatic ring-hydroxylating dioxygenase subunit alpha, with protein MTTYRNRPDLVAALVRDDRVHRDLYLSEELFALEQEHLFANTWVFLGHASQVPEAGDFVTQEIAGRPLLMVRQPDGDVHVLYNRCAHKGTQLVTDECGNTGRFFRCPYHAWTYKLDGAPLGLPLKNGYEGTQLKACESGQGLSVVKNVKVYRDFVFVRLSETGPSFEDYFGEVLGALDNMVDRSPEGRLTVGGGVLRNIVHCNWKMYLENINDTVHPMSTHESATKAAEALWEGHAPTDPKPMAMEQILPFGSGYEFFDKMGGRVFANGHSVLGVNFSIHSNYAQLPEYEAAMRAAHGEERAAEILQRSPQNSVFYPSLSVKGSPQAIRVIRPLAADRTLIEAWSFRAAGAPALLFERAMSYNRLVFSPMSVVAHDDVHLFESIQQGLRAGGNEWVSLHRNYDPAETQQATVTTNGTNELLMRNQFRAWAKSMAAGMEASP; from the coding sequence ATGACCACCTACCGCAACCGCCCCGATCTTGTCGCGGCGCTGGTCCGGGACGACCGGGTGCACCGCGACCTGTACCTCAGCGAGGAGCTTTTCGCGCTGGAGCAGGAGCACCTGTTCGCGAACACCTGGGTCTTTCTCGGCCATGCGAGCCAGGTGCCCGAGGCCGGGGACTTCGTCACGCAGGAGATCGCGGGCCGGCCGTTGCTGATGGTGCGGCAGCCCGATGGCGACGTGCATGTGCTCTACAACCGCTGCGCCCACAAGGGCACGCAGCTGGTGACGGACGAGTGCGGCAACACCGGCCGCTTCTTCCGCTGCCCGTATCACGCATGGACCTACAAGCTCGACGGAGCGCCGCTCGGGCTGCCGCTGAAGAACGGCTACGAAGGCACGCAGCTCAAGGCCTGCGAGTCGGGGCAGGGGCTGTCGGTGGTGAAGAACGTGAAGGTGTACCGCGACTTCGTGTTCGTGCGCCTCTCCGAAACCGGGCCTTCCTTCGAGGACTACTTCGGCGAGGTGCTGGGCGCGCTCGACAACATGGTCGACCGTTCGCCCGAAGGCAGGCTGACGGTGGGCGGCGGCGTGCTGCGCAACATCGTCCACTGCAACTGGAAGATGTACCTGGAGAACATCAACGACACGGTGCACCCGATGTCGACGCACGAGTCGGCCACCAAGGCGGCCGAGGCGCTGTGGGAGGGCCATGCGCCCACGGACCCCAAGCCGATGGCGATGGAGCAGATACTGCCCTTCGGCTCGGGCTACGAATTCTTCGACAAGATGGGCGGCCGGGTGTTCGCCAACGGCCACAGCGTGCTGGGCGTGAACTTCAGCATCCATTCCAACTACGCACAGTTGCCGGAGTACGAGGCAGCGATGCGCGCCGCGCACGGCGAAGAGCGTGCCGCGGAGATATTGCAGCGCTCGCCGCAGAACTCGGTCTTCTATCCGAGCCTGTCGGTCAAGGGCTCGCCGCAGGCCATCCGCGTGATCCGCCCGCTGGCGGCCGACCGCACGCTGATCGAGGCCTGGAGCTTCCGCGCGGCGGGCGCGCCCGCGCTACTGTTCGAGCGGGCCATGAGCTACAACCGGCTCGTGTTCTCGCCGATGTCGGTGGTCGCGCACGACGACGTGCACCTGTTCGAGAGCATCCAGCAGGGCCTGCGGGCCGGCGGCAACGAGTGGGTGAGCCTACACCGCAACTACGACCCGGCCGAGACGCAGCAGGCGACGGTCACCACCAACGGCACCAACGAGCTGTTGATGCGCAACCAGTTCCGTGCCTGGGCGAAGTCCATGGCCGCGGGCATGGAGGCCTCGCCATGA
- a CDS encoding aromatic-ring-hydroxylating dioxygenase subunit beta, with amino-acid sequence MTDPRDFVAHEAALLDERRLDEWLALFAEDGHYWVPLLGAAQADPFSHNSLAYEDRLLLQLRVDRLKNPRAHSQHPASHSQHVLQPSRVEREEGDEAWLRTPFLYVEARGGQQILLSGTARHHLVRTPTGWLIREKRIDLLDAGRALPAIQLFI; translated from the coding sequence ATGACGGACCCGCGCGATTTCGTCGCCCATGAAGCGGCACTGCTCGACGAGCGCCGGCTCGATGAATGGCTGGCCCTGTTCGCCGAAGACGGCCACTACTGGGTGCCGCTGCTCGGCGCGGCGCAGGCCGACCCCTTCTCGCACAACTCGCTGGCCTACGAAGACCGGCTGCTGCTGCAGTTGCGCGTGGACCGCCTGAAGAACCCGCGCGCGCATTCGCAGCATCCCGCCAGCCACAGCCAGCACGTGCTGCAGCCTTCGCGCGTCGAACGCGAGGAAGGCGACGAGGCATGGCTGCGCACCCCCTTTCTGTACGTGGAGGCACGCGGCGGGCAGCAGATCCTGCTGAGCGGCACCGCCCGCCACCACCTCGTTCGCACGCCCACCGGCTGGCTGATCCGCGAGAAGCGCATCGACCTGCTCGATGCCGGGCGCGCATTGCCGGCCATCCAGTTGTTCATCTGA
- a CDS encoding ABC transporter substrate-binding protein: MKSLMQTLTRGTLAAVLTACGVASALAADLKVGLSVSLSGPNSSLGVPYAKGMQAALAYKGEVNGRKVQLIVLDDGSDPTTAGRNARKLIEDEKVDVLMGTSGVPAAIAMAQVGKEAKTPMIGLTPILLDPNENPWVMTVAQPTQLMIDAVVERMKRNNVKTVGYIGFSDAWGDLVYDALMKAAPGAGIKVVSNERYARADASVTGQVLKIVALRPDAVMTGGAGTPGALPFLALQERGYKGGVYGQHGLINPDFVRVVGAAGQNALMPTGPVIVAEQLPDNYPTKKIATDFRAVFQKVNNAPTSDAFSAYSFDGWLVFADAASRAMKKAEPGTPEFRVALRDAIFSTKEVVGTHGVYTFKPGSLYGVDERARVIVKLDNGQWKLAP; this comes from the coding sequence ATGAAGAGCCTGATGCAGACCTTGACGCGCGGCACACTCGCCGCGGTGCTGACCGCCTGTGGCGTTGCGAGCGCGTTGGCGGCCGACCTCAAGGTCGGCCTCAGCGTGTCGCTGTCGGGGCCGAATTCCTCGCTGGGCGTGCCCTACGCCAAGGGCATGCAGGCCGCACTGGCCTACAAGGGTGAGGTGAACGGCCGCAAGGTGCAGCTCATCGTGCTCGACGACGGCTCCGACCCCACCACGGCCGGGCGCAATGCGCGCAAGCTGATCGAGGACGAGAAGGTGGATGTGCTCATGGGCACCTCGGGCGTGCCCGCGGCCATCGCGATGGCGCAGGTCGGCAAGGAAGCGAAGACGCCGATGATCGGCCTCACGCCCATCCTGCTCGACCCCAACGAGAACCCGTGGGTGATGACGGTGGCGCAGCCCACGCAGTTGATGATCGACGCGGTGGTCGAGCGCATGAAGCGCAACAACGTGAAGACCGTGGGCTACATCGGCTTCTCCGACGCCTGGGGCGACCTGGTCTATGACGCGCTCATGAAGGCCGCGCCCGGCGCCGGCATCAAGGTGGTGAGCAACGAGCGCTATGCGCGCGCCGACGCCTCGGTGACCGGCCAGGTGCTGAAGATCGTGGCGCTGCGGCCCGACGCGGTGATGACCGGCGGCGCCGGAACGCCGGGCGCGCTGCCGTTCCTGGCCCTGCAGGAGCGCGGCTACAAGGGCGGCGTGTACGGCCAGCATGGCCTGATCAACCCCGACTTCGTGCGCGTGGTCGGCGCGGCCGGCCAGAACGCGCTGATGCCCACAGGCCCGGTGATCGTGGCCGAGCAGTTGCCCGACAACTATCCGACCAAGAAGATCGCGACCGACTTCCGCGCCGTGTTCCAGAAGGTCAACAACGCGCCGACCAGCGATGCCTTCTCGGCCTACTCTTTTGACGGCTGGCTGGTGTTCGCCGACGCCGCATCGCGCGCCATGAAGAAGGCCGAGCCCGGCACGCCCGAGTTCCGCGTGGCGCTGCGCGACGCCATCTTCAGCACCAAGGAAGTGGTGGGCACGCACGGTGTCTACACCTTCAAACCCGGTAGCCTTTACGGCGTGGATGAACGCGCCCGGGTGATCGTCAAGCTCGACAACGGCCAATGGAAGCTCGCACCTTGA
- a CDS encoding branched-chain amino acid ABC transporter permease has protein sequence MTWDVALILLTDGLANGAVYLLAGLGLVLIFSVTRVVFVPFGDIAAFAALSLAAFETDRVPPTIGMVAVLAALALATEVGSLLRRGEAKRIPKAVLMWGVLPAIPCVLAWLAARPGVPVAVHIAVAVLLVVPIAPLLARVVFQPIADASVLVLLIVSLALHFLLSGLGLLFFGPEGSRTTPLTSAVFTLSDGFTVSGQVVLMVGAAIVLSGLFFLVFERTVAGKALRATAVNRVGARLVGIRPVRTALLAYGCASLLAGLIGVLIAPVTTMYYDSGFIIGLKAFVAAIIGGLVSYPMTAVGALAVGVVESFASFWSGALKDVIVFSLLIPVLMLRSFMAAHAEEEEDEVDQ, from the coding sequence ATGACGTGGGACGTGGCGCTGATCCTCCTCACCGACGGCCTGGCCAACGGGGCCGTCTACCTGCTGGCCGGGCTCGGGCTGGTGCTGATCTTCTCGGTCACGCGGGTGGTGTTCGTGCCGTTCGGCGACATCGCGGCCTTCGCGGCGCTGTCGCTCGCGGCCTTCGAGACCGACCGCGTGCCGCCGACCATCGGCATGGTCGCGGTGCTGGCCGCGCTGGCATTGGCCACCGAGGTCGGCAGCCTGCTGCGCCGCGGCGAGGCCAAGCGCATCCCGAAGGCGGTGCTGATGTGGGGCGTGCTGCCAGCCATTCCGTGCGTGTTGGCGTGGCTGGCCGCGCGGCCCGGCGTGCCGGTGGCTGTGCACATCGCGGTGGCCGTGCTGCTGGTGGTGCCCATCGCGCCGCTGCTGGCGCGGGTGGTGTTCCAGCCGATCGCGGATGCGTCGGTGCTGGTGCTGCTGATCGTTTCGCTGGCGCTGCACTTCCTGCTGTCGGGGTTGGGCCTGCTGTTCTTCGGGCCTGAAGGTTCGCGCACCACGCCGCTGACCAGCGCTGTGTTCACACTGAGCGATGGTTTCACCGTCAGCGGGCAGGTGGTGCTGATGGTGGGAGCGGCCATCGTGCTGAGCGGGCTGTTCTTCCTGGTGTTCGAGCGCACGGTGGCCGGCAAGGCGCTGCGCGCCACGGCGGTGAACCGGGTGGGCGCGCGGCTGGTGGGCATCCGGCCAGTGCGCACGGCGCTGCTGGCCTACGGCTGCGCCTCGCTGCTGGCCGGGCTGATCGGCGTGCTGATCGCGCCGGTGACGACCATGTATTACGACTCGGGCTTCATCATCGGACTGAAGGCCTTCGTGGCCGCGATCATCGGCGGGCTCGTGAGCTACCCGATGACGGCCGTGGGCGCGCTCGCGGTCGGCGTGGTGGAGAGCTTTGCCTCGTTCTGGAGCGGCGCGCTGAAGGACGTGATCGTGTTCAGCCTGCTGATTCCGGTGCTCATGCTGCGCTCCTTCATGGCGGCGCACGCGGAAGAGGAAGAAGACGAGGTGGACCAATGA